The proteins below come from a single Cupriavidus pauculus genomic window:
- a CDS encoding alpha/beta hydrolase, whose translation MEIIEKHRDTLVSGSEVWLVRPDHIDDVLRICVTPNRVPQAGTLGALVVATDAELSGGALISTIKSCAVGLDLPLVYGVSVGYPLDANPPFAIKRNRELTTSWPAFEPVTPAFMGLPGMAPTGGAEAFLDFLADELMPALADTFPVDLGEATLTGQSFGGFFVLYALLHRPEAFRRYLAVSPSLWWDDHALLDVAARVVAESPAPAAQVYLCAGELEHRARFGLQFGGPMPDAIRGVVQSALGRTDMPGDMFMMKQILQGWHNDRFSVEAHVYPEESHESIMGAAFSRGLRRLHGTL comes from the coding sequence ATGGAAATTATCGAGAAGCACCGGGATACCCTGGTGTCGGGGTCTGAAGTCTGGCTGGTTCGGCCGGACCATATCGACGACGTTCTTCGTATCTGCGTGACGCCGAATCGCGTGCCGCAGGCGGGCACGCTTGGCGCACTGGTGGTTGCGACAGATGCGGAGCTTAGCGGCGGTGCGCTCATCAGTACGATCAAGAGTTGCGCGGTGGGGTTGGACCTGCCTCTGGTCTATGGCGTCAGCGTTGGCTATCCGCTCGATGCGAATCCCCCGTTCGCCATCAAGCGAAATCGAGAGCTGACCACGTCATGGCCGGCTTTCGAGCCGGTGACGCCTGCATTCATGGGGTTGCCCGGTATGGCCCCGACGGGAGGGGCCGAGGCGTTTCTTGATTTTCTGGCCGATGAACTCATGCCGGCGCTCGCGGACACGTTTCCCGTCGATCTCGGCGAGGCGACGCTGACCGGGCAGTCTTTCGGCGGCTTCTTCGTCCTGTATGCGTTATTGCACCGCCCCGAGGCGTTTCGTCGTTATCTCGCGGTCAGTCCCTCGTTGTGGTGGGACGATCATGCCTTGCTCGACGTTGCCGCGCGGGTCGTCGCGGAAAGCCCGGCGCCGGCGGCGCAAGTCTACTTGTGCGCGGGCGAACTCGAGCATCGCGCACGGTTCGGCCTGCAGTTTGGCGGGCCAATGCCGGATGCCATCCGGGGCGTCGTGCAGTCGGCACTGGGACGTACCGACATGCCGGGTGACATGTTCATGATGAAACAGATCCTCCAGGGCTGGCACAACGATCGATTCTCCGTCGAGGCGCATGTCTATCCGGAAGAGAGTCACGAGTCGATCATGGGCGCCGCATTCAGCCGTGGGCTGCGCCGCCTGCACGGCACGCTATAG
- the garD gene encoding galactarate dehydratase, with the protein MSVTSPQTLEQNIEQKPALPPLYIRIHENDNVAIVANDGGLGEGAVFADGLTLRERVPQGHKVALADLKQGDAIIRYNVVIGYAQKDLPRGSWVWERVMDMPVAPGLTDLPIGTRLPAPLPPLEGYTFEGFRNPDGSVGTRNILAITTTVQCVSGVVEHAVRRIKDELLPKYPNVDDVIGLEHTYGCGVAIDAPDAVVPIRTLRNIALNPNFGGTAMMVSLGCEKLQPERLLPPGTIPIQTGAGEVQVGVVCLQDDQHVGFGSMIDSIMTMAETHLEKLNQRRRETCPVSDLVVGVQCGGSDAFSGVTANPAVGFATDLLVRAGAAVMFSEVTEVRDGIDQLTARAATPEVAEAMIREMDWYDKYLDRGRVDRSANTSPGNKKGGLSNIVEKAMGSIVKSGSAPITGVLSPGEKLKQKGLIYAATPASDFICGTLQLAAGMNLHVFTTGRGTPYGLAEVPVIKVATRNDLARRWHDLMDVNAGRIATGEATIEDVGWELFQLMIDVASGRKKTWAEHHKLYNSLALFNPAPVT; encoded by the coding sequence ATGTCGGTCACGTCCCCACAGACGCTTGAACAGAACATCGAACAGAAGCCGGCACTGCCGCCGCTGTATATCCGCATTCACGAGAACGACAACGTCGCCATCGTTGCCAACGACGGCGGCCTTGGCGAAGGCGCGGTGTTCGCCGACGGCCTGACGCTGCGCGAACGTGTGCCGCAGGGGCACAAGGTGGCGCTCGCCGACCTGAAGCAGGGCGATGCGATCATCCGCTACAACGTGGTCATCGGCTACGCGCAGAAGGACCTGCCGCGCGGCAGCTGGGTCTGGGAGCGCGTGATGGACATGCCGGTGGCACCGGGCCTGACCGATCTGCCGATCGGCACGCGTCTGCCTGCGCCGCTGCCGCCGCTGGAAGGCTATACGTTCGAGGGTTTCCGGAACCCGGACGGTTCGGTCGGCACGCGCAATATCCTGGCCATTACGACGACCGTGCAGTGCGTGTCGGGCGTGGTCGAGCATGCGGTGCGCCGCATCAAGGACGAGCTGCTGCCGAAGTATCCGAACGTCGATGACGTGATCGGCCTCGAGCATACGTATGGCTGCGGGGTGGCGATCGACGCGCCGGACGCGGTGGTGCCTATTCGCACGCTGCGCAATATCGCGCTGAACCCGAACTTCGGCGGCACGGCGATGATGGTGAGCCTGGGCTGCGAGAAGCTGCAGCCGGAGCGCCTGCTGCCGCCGGGCACGATTCCGATCCAGACCGGTGCCGGCGAGGTGCAGGTGGGGGTCGTGTGCCTGCAGGATGACCAGCATGTGGGATTCGGTTCGATGATCGACTCGATCATGACGATGGCCGAGACGCATCTGGAGAAGCTGAACCAGCGCCGTCGCGAGACGTGCCCGGTGTCGGACCTCGTGGTTGGCGTGCAATGCGGGGGCAGCGATGCGTTCTCGGGCGTGACCGCCAACCCGGCGGTGGGCTTCGCGACGGACCTGCTCGTACGCGCCGGCGCGGCCGTGATGTTCTCGGAAGTCACCGAAGTTCGCGACGGCATCGACCAGCTGACCGCCCGCGCGGCCACGCCGGAGGTGGCCGAGGCCATGATTCGCGAGATGGACTGGTACGACAAATACCTGGACCGCGGCCGCGTGGACCGCAGCGCGAACACGTCGCCGGGCAACAAGAAGGGCGGCCTGTCGAACATCGTCGAAAAGGCGATGGGCTCGATCGTGAAGTCCGGCAGCGCGCCGATTACCGGTGTGCTGTCACCGGGCGAAAAGCTCAAGCAAAAGGGCCTGATCTACGCGGCCACACCGGCCAGCGACTTTATCTGCGGCACGCTGCAACTGGCGGCCGGCATGAACCTCCACGTCTTCACAACGGGCCGCGGCACGCCCTACGGCCTGGCGGAGGTCCCCGTGATCAAGGTAGCCACCCGCAACGACCTGGCCCGCCGCTGGCACGACCTGATGGACGTGAACGCAGGCCGCATCGCCACGGGCGAAGCGACGATCGAGGATGTGGGCTGGGAACTGTTCCAGCTGATGATCGACGTGGCGAGCGGGCGCAAGAAGACTTGGGCGGAACACCACAAGCTGTACAACTCGCTGGCGCTGTTTAATCCGGCGCCGGTGACCTGA
- a CDS encoding MFS transporter, producing MSFNPANTVPAAHADSGARRTNVRYWILLLIFVVTTVNYADRATLSITGPAMRQEFGFDAVQMGFIFSAFSWAYVLAQLPGGWLLDRFGARKIYAASIFAWSFFTLLQGWLGIFATFASAMVVLFVLRFAVGLAESPAFPANAKVVASWFPTAERGTASAIFNAAQYFAAVVFTPLMAWLTHEIGWHHVYLWMGGLGMLLALVWLKVMHSPATHPSINQAELDHIEQGGGLIHMSGSDGKDDGKSAPAGWFYARQLLSNRMLAGVYLGQYCINVLTYFFLTWFPVYLVQARGMSILKAGFVASLPAICGFLGGVLGGVISDTLLRRGYTLTVARKVPIVAGMLLSVSMIACNYVDAEWLVVGIMALAFFGKGIGALGWAVVADTAPKEVIGLAGSIFNTFGNIAGIVTPIVIGYILSVTGSFNGALVFVGVNALVTVLSYLVIVKDIRRVELKHPN from the coding sequence ATGAGTTTCAACCCCGCGAATACCGTTCCCGCCGCGCACGCCGACTCCGGCGCGCGCCGCACCAACGTCCGTTACTGGATTCTTCTGCTGATCTTTGTGGTGACCACGGTCAATTACGCCGACCGCGCCACGCTCTCCATCACTGGCCCGGCCATGCGCCAGGAGTTCGGTTTCGATGCCGTGCAGATGGGCTTTATCTTCTCCGCGTTCAGCTGGGCTTACGTGCTGGCGCAGTTGCCGGGCGGCTGGCTGCTCGACCGCTTTGGCGCGCGCAAGATCTACGCGGCCAGCATTTTCGCATGGTCGTTCTTCACGCTGCTGCAGGGCTGGCTCGGCATCTTCGCGACGTTCGCGTCCGCGATGGTCGTGCTGTTCGTGCTGCGTTTTGCCGTGGGCCTCGCCGAATCGCCGGCGTTTCCGGCCAACGCGAAGGTCGTGGCGAGCTGGTTCCCGACGGCCGAGCGCGGCACCGCGTCGGCGATCTTCAATGCGGCGCAGTACTTCGCCGCGGTCGTGTTCACGCCGCTGATGGCCTGGCTCACGCACGAGATCGGCTGGCACCACGTGTACCTGTGGATGGGCGGCCTGGGCATGCTGCTGGCGCTCGTGTGGCTCAAGGTCATGCATAGCCCGGCCACGCATCCGTCGATCAACCAGGCCGAGCTCGACCATATCGAGCAGGGCGGTGGCCTGATCCATATGAGCGGCAGCGACGGCAAGGACGACGGGAAGTCCGCGCCCGCCGGCTGGTTCTATGCGCGCCAGCTTCTGTCCAACCGCATGCTCGCCGGGGTGTACCTCGGCCAGTACTGCATCAACGTGCTCACGTACTTTTTCCTGACCTGGTTCCCCGTGTATCTGGTGCAGGCGCGCGGCATGTCGATCCTGAAGGCCGGCTTCGTCGCGTCGTTGCCCGCGATCTGCGGTTTCCTCGGCGGCGTGCTGGGCGGCGTGATCTCCGACACGCTGCTGCGTCGCGGCTATACGCTGACGGTCGCGCGCAAGGTGCCTATCGTTGCCGGCATGCTGCTGTCGGTGAGCATGATCGCGTGCAATTACGTCGATGCCGAATGGCTCGTGGTCGGCATCATGGCGCTGGCGTTCTTCGGCAAGGGCATCGGCGCGCTGGGCTGGGCCGTGGTCGCCGATACCGCGCCGAAGGAAGTCATCGGCCTGGCCGGCAGCATCTTCAACACGTTCGGCAATATCGCGGGCATCGTGACGCCGATCGTGATTGGCTATATCCTCAGCGTCACGGGTTCGTTCAACGGCGCGCTCGTGTTCGTGGGGGTCAACGCGCTGGTTACGGTGCTCAGCTATCTGGTGATCGTCAAGGACATCCGCCGGGTGGAACTGAAGCACCCCAATTAA